aaccagggctaaacagagaaaccctgtctccaaaaacccaaaaccaaaaaaaaaaaaaaaaaaaaaagggtctgCCAGTTTCTTATGAAGGCAAAGGCAAGTTGACCACGAAATTTAGTTCTGTTACTCATATGTATTTACCATATTTAAACTAAACCCATCCATGGATATGCATGTATAATTTATACTTTACTCATAATTTTAGGTAtcagaaaacaatataaataactccaattagaaagaaataaacatactGTTAAATACACATAAAAGGACTATTACTAATCAATAAACTGATATTCCATATTTGCAAACATAATAAATCTCATTTCAATATTAACTGTGATAAGCTATGCCCAAGTGAGCTTAGATTTCTGCATTACAGAAGAAAAGTATATACCTTTTGTACATTTCctgaaatttacatttaattgATTGTAACACCAAAGGTTGCTATATTCTACTTAaggaatttacattttaaaaagtatcacaGAGAGATCTGTTAAGTAGAAGTTATTAGCTTATTTTGttattagttatattttaaatgaaatagaattatattatgCCTCTTCATTCTTACCCCCAGTGCCTCTCAGCTACTCTCTCTTAAATCTGTCTTCTGTCTACTCATTCTTGTTGATAGTCTCCTGAGTTTTGctataatatatgtatgaatgtaaatgtatacaaaatatttaaatataacatgcttaattcatttgtgtgtgtgtgtgtgtgtgtgtgtgtatgtgtgtgtgcgtgtgtgtgtgatttcagggctgactgttCTACACTGGATTACTAATAAGGGGGCTAACTTCTGAGAGAGGCTAATTCTCATTGTCCCAGGAGTAGTTAGTTACCTGTAAATCTTTGAAACTGTCTTCTGTTAGAATTTTTCAGATTGTTCATGTATTAATTACATGTTCAATGACAAAGCAATCTCATTCTATCCATAGTAAACAGTGTACACCAGAGTTTTTGCATAGAATTTTTCATCTCTGAATTTCTTAAAGTGTAGATTAAAGGATTTAGCATGGGagtgaaaactgtataaaatacAGTAATGTACTTGTCACTAGAAAAGTTATAAACAGGTCTGGCATACATAAAAATGCAGGGAACAAAAAAGAGTGTAACTACCATGATGTGGGAGCTGCAGGTGGACAGGGCTTTGTGCCTCCCTTCCTGACTATAATTTTTGAGAGATCTAAGGATGATTCCATAAGACACTATGAGAAGTATAAAGACTACAATGCACATGGCTCCACCATTGGCAATGAGGGTGAGACCAATGAAGTAGGTGTCAGTGCACACAAGTCCCAATAATGGTGACATGTCACACATAAAGTGGTCAATAATATTTGGACCACAGAAAGGAAGGttgaaaacaaagagaatttgAATCATGGAGTGTGTAAAACCTCCAATCCAGGAAAATCCCAACAAAATGATACAAACCTTTCGATTCATGATGGTCAAATAGTGCAGTGGTTTACAAATTGCTACATAGCGATCATAGGCCATTGCCACCAGAATGACAATCTCAGTACCACCAAATAAATGCTCTATAAAGAGCTGACTCATGCAAGCTATGAAGGAGATGGACTTTTCATCACATAGCAAGTCCATAATCAACTTTGGTGAGATGGAAGTAGAATAAACAATGTCCAGGAATGAAAGACAGGCAAGGAAGAAGTACATTGGGGAGTCCAAAGAGGGACTAGCAATCACTGTCAGCACAATGAGCAGGTTGCCAACCATTGTCACAATATAGATGAGCAAAAACATGACAAATAATACTTTTTGACCTGCAGGATCCTGAATGAGTCCCAGAAGGACAAATTCTGTGACATTGTTTCTGTCTCCCATTGACCTTTTCAGTGGGCTATTATCAAAGATGGCATCTCATAAGAACAAGATTTGCTGTAAACTTGTGAGCATGATTCCATCATGACATTGGAAGTATCATCATCATTTTCTTCTACAATGATGAACCTGCAGGAGATATTTAGTAAAttctggagttttccttctaagaatcCAAACAGAGTTTTGGTTGATAATTCTATTCCTTCTAGTGTGGTTTTATTAATCTTACAAGTAGTACTGTTTCTCATGACCTCATTGGTCCTATGAATTATTGTCATCCCTGAACTTCAATTCATTTAAAACATGTTGAATA
The nucleotide sequence above comes from Mastomys coucha isolate ucsf_1 unplaced genomic scaffold, UCSF_Mcou_1 pScaffold15, whole genome shotgun sequence. Encoded proteins:
- the LOC116092209 gene encoding olfactory receptor 4A47-like, whose translation is MGDRNNVTEFVLLGLIQDPAGQKVLFVMFLLIYIVTMVGNLLIVLTVIASPSLDSPMYFFLACLSFLDIVYSTSISPKLIMDLLCDEKSISFIACMSQLFIEHLFGGTEIVILVAMAYDRYVAICKPLHYLTIMNRKVCIILLGFSWIGGFTHSMIQILFVFNLPFCGPNIIDHFMCDMSPLLGLVCTDTYFIGLTLIANGGAMCIVVFILLIVSYGIILRSLKNYSQEGRHKALSTCSSHIMVVTLFFVPCIFMYARPVYNFSSDKYITVFYTVFTPMLNPLIYTLRNSEMKNSMQKLWCTLFTMDRMRLLCH